Genomic window (Eubalaena glacialis isolate mEubGla1 chromosome 6, mEubGla1.1.hap2.+ XY, whole genome shotgun sequence):
AGTAAATTCTCAGGGCTGCTACACATACAGATGAGAATCTGTTAAGACTACAGATCTCATATCAGATACACTGAATCTAAAACTCAATTTTTCCTTCCCTCATCTCAATATTTCTTAGCTCTTTGATTCTCTTCATAAGGGTCCAAACTGGCCTGCACTTGTGACTCTGTCTTGGTTCTGTCCCTCACTGTCACTATGTCTCCAAATAATTGTCCAGGTTTCTCTCTGGTTGTAGCCATCAGTGATATTCAGTTTGTCCTGGCTGatattttttcctctccattGTATCTGAGACACATGTGTAATAGAATGTAATAGATGGGCAATAATTTTGGAGAATGAGAAAACATAGGGACAAGTAAGGTCAGTATTTAGTAGATTCCTCATTCAAGCCAAAGTTGCACCCCTGATCCAttgacaaagaagagaaataattttatcttatttaaccaCCATTTGAGAAAAGTGTTTTCTCATCATTGCCAGACACAAAACACCCAAGGATTATgacaagaggaaaaggaaaatgatgcTTATCTCACCATTTCCTCACTATGATGGGGTAAGCATTAGTGTGAAACAGTCATAACATTTCTGACATAGGTGTAGTTCATTGGCCTTGGCTATAACACCAAAATTATAGCACCCATAAATACAATATGGGGAAAACGATTCCAACTGCAATTACAGAGATTACTGAGTTACACACATGTAAATGAGGGAGcacaaatatgtaaaaaatgaCCCTGTAGGTTACTACATCTACTGCTgagagtatatatatacacacctgtCCAGAAGGTTAAATTCAAACTCAGAATCTTCTCCCTGTAACTCAACTGAGCTCATACCTCCTGTCAACATGTCCTACACATGCTGCCCTGGAAACTTCTCCTCCTGCTCCCTTGGAGGCTATCTATGCTACCCAGGCTCCTTCCGGCCCAGCAACCTGGTCTACAGCACTGACCTCTGCTCTCCTAGCACCTGCCTGCTGGGCTCCTCTCTATTACGTGGCTGTCAGGAGACCTGCTATGAGCCCACCAGGTGCCAGACATCTCGTGTGGTGTCCTTTCCCTGCCAGACATCCCGCTACGGCCCAAGGACCTCCAGGCTCTGCAGTCCCTGCTGGACAACTTATGCTGGGTGTCTGGGCTTTAAGTCCAGCAGTTGCCTCCCTGAGCTCTGGATACAGAAGCTGCTACTCAATGGGCTTTGGATCCCATGGCTTCAGACCCCTGGGTTATGGAGTCTGTGGCTTCCCTTCCTTGGGCTGTGGATCCAGATTCTGCCCCCCAATCAAATTTCCTTCCAGGAGTTTCCATTCATCTTGTTACTGGCCAATCTGTAGATCTGGCTTCTACTGATTAATTTGTAGAAGAGCCAAATCCATTAAGACATTTAGATTCTGTACTGTGATTATCTATTATCTTAATTTCCTCCATTGAAAAGTATTCTGATATTCCCCGATCACCCACAACTCTTTAGCTCTCCAGCCCTCGAACGCTGGGTGATAGATTAACTCTGTCAACCTACAAAATTAATGAGAAATTCAAATTGAATTGTTGATAGAATTTATGGTTTTGTACTTCTCCCAAAGATAGATGGAAAGTcaaataatttgattttaataaaCTCTTTATTCTGCTATCCAAATATGTTGTGAATATTGTTATTTACTAGTAATGTGTCAGCTAGGATTTGTATTGTCATTGCTTCTGTTAATGGGCTTTGGTAAGCTCAGATTTGGGGAACTATGCACTAATTTTGATTAGgcttagatatttttctttttttaagcaagaGTTTTCCCCGGATGCCCACAGTTTCTTGGTACAGACTTTCTCTAAAAGAAAATCCAAGAGATTTGAATATCTTTATTCACACAATAAACATGGGCCGTGCATCTCTAAAGATATTATGTATGAGAGTGGTTTTAAGGGTGTAGGAATAAAATTTAGACTTCTATGATGAGGCATGTGCATAAAGGGTATTAAAATGGAAGACTAGTGTGTGGGTGTACATTTTTAGACTAGGAGCACCTCTGAGCTTTAGATTATCACAGTGGtggaaattttctcatttttttaattgactaaATCCCGGTATCCCAGTTACTATTTTCAGTCTGCTCTAATTATCACCATTTGTATAAGAAGGCAGGCAACAAACTTAGATGGGAAGGAACTAGGCTCAGCAGGTGTGAGGTTGCACCTGGGTTCCTAGCCAACATAGAAACTGAACCTAACTGCAAAGAAGAAAGTTTTAATATTATCAAAAATGAATGTTTCAATTGTATATTGAAATAAAGTTggatattctttattttacaccATTCTTCTGACATCCAAGTGTTACACAAAGTAACATACTgacataatataataataactgGAAACTTAATATCCATATAAGACAAGTaatgttcaaatatttttc
Coding sequences:
- the LOC133093175 gene encoding LOW QUALITY PROTEIN: keratin-associated protein 13-1-like (The sequence of the model RefSeq protein was modified relative to this genomic sequence to represent the inferred CDS: inserted 2 bases in 1 codon), yielding MSYTCCPGNFSSCSLGGYLCYPGSFRPSNLVYSTDLCSPSTCLLGSSLLRGCQETCYEPTRCQTSRVVSFPCQTSRYGPRTSRLCSPCWTTYAGCLGFKSSSCXSLSSGYRSCYSMGFGSHGFRPLGYGVCGFPSLGCGSRFCPPIKFPSRSFHSSCYWPICRSGFY